A genome region from Fodinibius salicampi includes the following:
- a CDS encoding F0F1 ATP synthase subunit gamma produces the protein MQKLEQLQRKVKNAEDLQSIVRTMKLMASVGIHQFEDAVDSLGDYYNTLERGLQVVLSKEFSEARPFLSSGNEGSAGIIVIGSSQSLCGPFDESILTYTLDKIREDEKKGAQFFVLGERLTGYFRQEEEVLISKQFILPGSAGGINGLVLDLLTGIEEWQATQDIRSIRVLHNKLTGKEGYTPRSQHLLPLNKQWLEQLIDQPWPSNNLPQYSADGHALFLSLLRQYLFVSLYRAVAESLAAEYSSRLFAMQQAEKKIDERLEKLNRAYTHERQSSITSELLDIMAGFEAAQSMDDCNSETG, from the coding sequence ATGCAGAAACTTGAACAGCTACAGCGCAAAGTTAAGAATGCGGAAGACCTACAATCTATTGTGCGGACGATGAAACTAATGGCTTCGGTGGGCATTCATCAGTTTGAGGATGCTGTCGATTCGCTTGGTGACTATTACAATACCCTTGAACGGGGTCTGCAGGTTGTGCTTTCCAAAGAATTCAGTGAGGCTCGCCCTTTCCTCTCATCGGGTAATGAGGGTTCAGCCGGGATCATTGTTATTGGTTCAAGCCAGTCGCTGTGCGGACCATTTGATGAGTCGATTCTGACTTATACGTTGGATAAGATCAGAGAAGATGAAAAAAAGGGGGCGCAGTTCTTTGTATTGGGAGAACGGCTGACCGGTTATTTTAGGCAGGAGGAGGAAGTGTTGATAAGCAAACAGTTTATTTTGCCCGGTTCGGCAGGCGGGATCAATGGACTGGTGCTGGATCTACTGACCGGTATTGAAGAGTGGCAAGCAACACAGGATATCCGTTCGATAAGGGTATTGCATAACAAGCTGACTGGCAAGGAAGGTTACACGCCTCGCAGCCAGCATCTTCTGCCATTAAATAAACAGTGGTTGGAACAGCTTATTGATCAGCCTTGGCCGTCCAATAATTTGCCCCAATATTCGGCAGATGGGCATGCTTTATTTCTTTCGCTGCTGAGACAATATCTGTTTGTCTCCCTTTATCGCGCCGTTGCCGAATCGCTTGCTGCCGAGTATAGCAGTCGCTTGTTTGCCATGCAGCAGGCTGAAAAGAAAATAGACGAGCGTTTGGAGAAATTGAATCGGGCTTATACTCATGAGCGCCAGTCATCGATCACCAGTGAGCTACTGGATATTATGGCAGGTTTTGAGGCAGCTCAGTCTATGGATGATTGTAATAGCGAGACAGGTTAG
- a CDS encoding potassium transporter Kup, producing the protein MSKKEQKNSKPTGKRLAILSLGAIGVVYGDIGTSPIYAIKESFHSSYGLAASPANIMGVLSLIFWSLILVISVKYLLLVLRADNKGEGGIIALTALVSPPTEKAEGRRWFLVLTGLFGAALLYGDSMITPAISVVSAIEGLQVATPFFEPYIIPITIGILIALFAVQSKGTAGIGAIFGPITLTWFLTLAILGIIQIVQHPNVLQALNPAFGFNFFIQNGWAGFLVLGSVFLVVTGGEALYADIGHFGLRPIRITWFCVVLPSLLLNYFGQGALVINNPEFIEHPFFHMIPRWGLYPLVIIATVATIIASQAVISGAFSLTRQAVQLGYMPRLKVRQTSEKQFGQIYIPVINWILMISCIGLVLGFRSSSNLASAYGVAVTTDMVFTTILFGVVALTRWNWSKWIVSIMALALLAIDLSFWGANLVKIPTGGWFPLVIAGIMFTVMTTWKHGRRILGDRLQDKIVPHEEFIERVHKKNPERIKGTAVFMDSNPEGTPQALLHNLEHNKVIHERIILLSLIMREIPKVPDEERMEIKPLGENVFRVNVDIGFSEEPNVPVLLRSCDIGDSEFKLEETTFFLGRETMLATQKPGMAMWREKLFAWMSRNAERAASYFHIPSDRVIEIGTQIEL; encoded by the coding sequence ATGAGTAAAAAAGAACAAAAGAATTCAAAGCCAACCGGCAAGCGTCTTGCCATTTTAAGTCTTGGAGCAATTGGAGTTGTATATGGGGATATCGGCACAAGTCCGATTTACGCTATTAAAGAATCGTTTCACTCTTCTTATGGGCTTGCTGCCAGCCCGGCAAATATTATGGGGGTGCTGTCTTTAATATTTTGGTCTCTAATTCTGGTTATCTCTGTTAAATACCTTTTGCTGGTTTTACGTGCTGATAACAAGGGTGAAGGCGGCATTATAGCACTCACAGCACTTGTTAGTCCGCCTACAGAAAAGGCTGAGGGACGTCGGTGGTTTCTGGTTCTAACCGGCTTGTTTGGCGCTGCATTGCTATATGGAGACAGCATGATTACCCCTGCGATATCCGTGGTAAGTGCTATTGAGGGTCTTCAGGTTGCCACTCCGTTTTTTGAACCATACATCATTCCAATTACCATCGGGATACTCATTGCACTCTTTGCGGTTCAGTCGAAAGGGACAGCCGGTATAGGTGCCATATTTGGTCCTATTACACTCACCTGGTTTTTAACGTTGGCAATTCTTGGAATCATTCAAATAGTGCAGCATCCAAATGTGCTTCAAGCTCTTAATCCAGCTTTTGGCTTTAATTTTTTTATTCAAAACGGTTGGGCGGGATTCTTAGTGCTTGGTTCGGTATTTCTGGTAGTAACAGGTGGAGAAGCTCTTTATGCTGATATCGGACATTTTGGTCTAAGGCCTATACGAATTACTTGGTTTTGTGTGGTACTACCTTCACTTCTTCTGAACTACTTCGGGCAGGGTGCACTTGTTATAAATAATCCGGAATTTATTGAGCATCCATTTTTCCATATGATTCCAAGGTGGGGGCTTTACCCGCTTGTTATTATTGCTACAGTAGCTACGATTATTGCTTCCCAAGCTGTTATATCCGGTGCTTTCTCACTTACTCGGCAGGCTGTACAGCTGGGCTACATGCCCCGTCTTAAGGTTAGGCAGACCTCAGAAAAACAATTTGGGCAAATCTATATTCCTGTTATTAACTGGATTCTTATGATCTCATGTATTGGATTAGTACTGGGTTTTAGGTCATCCAGCAATCTTGCATCGGCTTATGGCGTTGCGGTTACCACAGACATGGTATTCACAACCATTCTATTTGGTGTCGTTGCACTAACACGGTGGAACTGGAGTAAATGGATTGTCAGCATTATGGCCTTGGCACTGCTAGCGATCGATCTTTCATTTTGGGGTGCCAATCTGGTTAAAATACCAACTGGTGGCTGGTTCCCACTTGTAATTGCCGGTATTATGTTTACAGTGATGACCACTTGGAAGCATGGACGCAGAATACTGGGCGATAGGCTGCAAGATAAAATTGTACCTCATGAAGAATTTATTGAAAGAGTTCATAAAAAAAATCCGGAAAGAATTAAAGGTACTGCCGTGTTTATGGATTCAAATCCGGAGGGTACTCCTCAGGCTTTATTGCATAACCTCGAACACAATAAGGTGATTCACGAACGGATCATTTTACTTTCTCTCATCATGCGAGAAATACCCAAGGTACCGGATGAAGAGCGTATGGAAATCAAGCCGCTTGGAGAGAATGTTTTTCGCGTTAATGTGGATATTGGATTTTCAGAAGAACCTAACGTTCCAGTTTTACTTCGTAGCTGTGATATTGGTGACTCCGAATTTAAGCTGGAAGAAACAACATTCTTTTTGGGTAGAGAGACAATGCTTGCAACCCAAAAACCGGGGATGGCTATGTGGAGAGAAAAGCTATTTGCCTGGATGTCACGCAATGCCGAACGGGCAGCCTCATATTTTCATATTCCTTCAGATAGAGTGATAGAAATCGGTACACAAATTGAACTTTAG